The Pseudomonadota bacterium genomic sequence TTGGAGATCCATTGGCCGGCACGCTGCGCATCGGGGTAATCCCCACGGTGTCGCCCTACATGCTGCCGGACACAGCGCCAAGGATTACGCACGCTCACCCTCAGCTCACGATACGGTGGATCGAGGACAAGACCCCGACGCTGGTGGAGCGCTTGGCCCGTGGTGAGCTGGATGCCGCCCTGCTGGCGCTGGAGGCGGACATCGGCGTGTTGGAACACGCCGAGGTGGCTCGAGATCACTTCTATGTGGCGGCCCCCGAGGATCACACGATCGCCGAGAGTCAGGCGCCCGTGACCCTCGATGCCCTCGATGAAGAGCAAGTCCTGCTGCTCGATGACGGCCACTGTCTGCGCTATCAGACCCTACAGCTTTGCCAGCATGCCGGCGTCGAGGAGTTGGGCTTCCGCGCGACGAGCCTCTCGACGCTGGTGCAGATGGTGGCGAGTGGCGCGGGCATCACCTTGCTGCCAGCGTTGGCGATCCCCACGGAGGTGGCCCGCGGCCGCCTGACGATTCGACCGATCGCTTCACCGCCCCCGTACCGCACGCTTGCCCTGGTGTGGCGTCCCGCATCACCGATGACCGAGGCCCTCAAGGAGTTGGCGCAGACGATGTGTGCTGCTCATGAGGACGCGGTCGAGCGTAACCGGGAGCAGCTTCAGTCGCTCGGGGTGTCGCTCTAGCCAGCCTGTTGAACAGGCCTCAGGCGGGATCCGGTTCGGGATCCGAAGCTGCGCCCGGGTAATGCAGATGCAGATCGCGCTGGGGGAAGGGCACGGTGATCTGTGCGCGTTCGAGCGCCTGCTCCAGGTCGAGCAGTAATTGATGCCGGGCGGCGAGGCGGTCGCCGAGGGCCCGGCAGTAGATGAACACCTCGAAGTCCAGGGAGCTATCGCCCAAGCCCGTGAAGAGTACCCGCGGTGGCGGTTCGGCGAGCACGAGGGGATTGGTGCGCGCCGTGTCCATCATCGTGCGGATCGCGAGCTCGGTGTTGGAGCCGTAGGCGATGCCGACCGGCACCACCACCCGCGTGACTTCGTTGGACAAGGTCCAGTTGGTCAACTGACTCGTGATGAAGGTCTTGTTGGGCACGATGACCTCCTTGTTATCCCAGTCGGTGATGGTGGTGGCGCGGATGCGGATTCGGGTGACCGTCCCCGAGACACC encodes the following:
- a CDS encoding LysR substrate-binding domain-containing protein, whose amino-acid sequence is MKLSPHALSLRQLQYVVAVDEMRNFRRAAELCHVSQPSLSAQLAQLEEALGVKVFERSRRQVLPTTAGEELIRRARRVLLEADDLLEAAQRLGDPLAGTLRIGVIPTVSPYMLPDTAPRITHAHPQLTIRWIEDKTPTLVERLARGELDAALLALEADIGVLEHAEVARDHFYVAAPEDHTIAESQAPVTLDALDEEQVLLLDDGHCLRYQTLQLCQHAGVEELGFRATSLSTLVQMVASGAGITLLPALAIPTEVARGRLTIRPIASPPPYRTLALVWRPASPMTEALKELAQTMCAAHEDAVERNREQLQSLGVSL